TATTTTCTTGAATTTCCATAGATACATATTTAGAATACTGATATGCTGTAAAGTGTAGAAATAAAGataaacagtaataataataataataataattaggataTTAATGTTGTGCAGAAATAAggataattaataataattatcaTTATTATACTGATGTTACTGTAAAGTGTAGAAATAAGGTTACATAGAACTAATAATAACTAGGATACGAATCTTGCTGAAAATTGTAGTAATATAACaaggataaataataataataatattaataattaggATGCTGATGTTGTTTTGCGAAGTATAGAAATATGGataaatagtagtagtagtagtagtagtaataataattagGATACTGATGTTGCTTAAAAGTGTAGAAATAAGGATAAATTatgatactaataataataattaaggtgGTGCTGATGTTGCTGGAAAGTGTAGAAATACGGtttactaataatattaattaTTATAATATGCCTGCATAAAAATATACAATACATTCAATCCAATAATCAAAAAATACCTTCACCTACATACATTGATTGTTTAATTTTATTCTTTGAATTTCCATAGATAGATTTAATCCCATAAAGATTCTCTATTCTCTCctctaaaaaaaatggaaatattcaGCTATTGAAATGAATTGCTGGAGAAGCTAAAAGACCCACATAGAACTCAGAACACATGCCCCACCAGGAAAAGAATCATGGAGCATGGGACTTGTTGCATTCTAACTTGTAAGTTTCAGTCAAATGCTATTAGTCATGGCAGGTACCCAATTCCATGAAGAGGTTAATTTATTGTGGATTCCACAATGGTGTGGATGAGAGAAGACACAATAAGAGACCATAGATACAACTCTACAATAAAATCAAGGGTTTCTTGTGTCTTTACTGAACACTTATAGACAAAGAACAAAGTGCTGAAATCATAATAATAAGATGAAGAAAAGGCAAACAAATATACAAACAATGGTTACTATGTTTCTTAGATCTCTCCTGAGATCGATAGTCCATCAATATTAATGATTAATATGCTCACAGGTGACTGAGCCCCCAATGGATGGAGTCACCTTGAAGAGTTCTGCTTGTGTTGTTTACAACAAAAAGTGCAAGATATATTTATACTTCAGGCTTTCATGAAGTCCATGCTTTCCTCTTCCAAAGTTGAGATACTTCTTCTATAAATGAATAGCAGTTAATATCTCCATGTAGTTGTAGCTTAAAAAGAACGTCCATTATATATCACATAGTTCATACAAAAAGCTGCATATTGGAATATCATGGAACACCTTCTGCCAAGGAGCTGGCTCCCCCTTCACTTCTGTAACATGGTCATAAATACTAAGGCTTGAGGGACTTTATGGAAAGTAGAATAGGGACCACTAGAAGGTCCAGATCTGAGGGGAGCAGGGAGAGAGCAGATGCTAGAGAGGGGTCATGTGGGCCCTCCTTCACCTTTCTCCTGATCACAATAGAAGGTTACTCTACATTTACACATTCACAGTGCATTAACCTCCTGCcatttatttacaacagccttgatTTAGGGTCAGTCCTTCCAATAGGGGTGATAATAACGCATCAGGCCCTCAGTTGGCCATTGGGCTATGGGTAAGCTTGAGAGggttaataattataataataataatactgtactctgtgTTCATTCATTGGCTTacagtttataaaaatatacatacatctgataaaataaaaaaaagtcttatCTGGTCCTGATAAGTACAGGTGCAGTGCTGTCAGTCCCATGCATCCCACCACTGCTGTCCTTCACTGGTGGCAGGAGCACAGTCCTCTAAGAAGAGCTGTCATTCTCAGACTGTTGGTGAAGCAATGAGCTGTTAGACTTGTGTTTCTTAAGGAGCTGAGTGATCTTCTCATCATCTGAGTTGGGGTCCAGAGGTTTGTTGTAGTCATCATCCTCATCCTCGTTGTCTGAAGCCCCTTTTAGTCTCTCAGTCTCAGTGTCCTGCTTCTTCTTGGCAGTGGCCATCTCTGCTGCATGCTTCTTGCGCCACTTTGTCCTCCTGTTCTGAAACCAAACCTGTAATGGAAGGCACCAGGAGTTACAGCTTTGAATCTGGTCAAtaaattaattatatatatatattataggttAAGTTTCTGTATTGTCCTAAGCTACAGATAAAATTAAATTATCCTAAATTACAATGCTGCAACAATATACAGCTGAATATGTGGTGCCTCATAATCCAAAAACTGCTAAGGAATTAACGTTCAGACAGACGGACAGGTCGAGAGTACAGGCACGCtaatatttctatatttctatttTTCAAGTTATTTAATTAAATAAATCTTTCTACAGTTTACTATGAATTATTTGTAAAATAAAAAGAATTATATAGTAGCTTAATGTGTTTATGATGTGTTCCTCTACAGCtcatgaattatatatatatatatatatatatatatatatatatatatatatatatatatatatatttatttatttatttattttacttatttatttaatttatatatatatatatatatatatatatatatatatatatagtacatggaCATTCTTCTGCTTCTTATGATTGtattgaaaaaaacaacaacaaaaaaagcagaaaaaagaaaaaatatatatagacacacacaatAAATGATATACATATAGTTGTTTTAATACAATTAACAGAAGCCATGTTCCTTGTGACATACACGGATAATCGTGCAGCAGCCTGATGGAACATGTGTCGGGATGAGCCGCTGTTCGCCGTTCCTGGAGCTGCTGTGATCTCGGGGTCTTATAACAACCAATTACAACTTGTCTTGTGGACCCTAAATCACTGCAGCCCCCGCAGCATCATCCTCTCTATGAGTTACAAGGGTTTATTCGGTTTGCGACCATTTACGCATTTCTCCTGCTATTAAATCTACAAGGCCATGTGACAAGATCCTTCCTTTTTTTTACTCTAAACTGGAATTTTATAACAACATAACAATTTTCAATAGCAGCTATAACCGCATCGctaggtttattattttttatttgaatagattttttcattcttattttagaTTATTTGGCATACTTGTATTTGTTCTCGAATTGATCTCTTATGCTATACATTCCCTGTGGTATGCATTATTACAGCTGGATATTTTTTCTATTGGTATATTTCACCCTTATATTTTTCTATCGTATCTCTTAGGTTTCAGTGATGATTTATTGTATCAAACATTTATTGCATCGCACATTTATTGCATCACACATTTATTGCATCGCACATTTATTGTATCACATCTTTGTTGTTTTCGTTGCCAACAATGACTAATAAAGCAGCACACCAGccctctgtgctgcagcctgtaacTATTGTAGCCGTGTATTTGGCTCTTGCCCGGCTATAACTAGCAGGTGTGTGTATAGAGGAGTCTAGGCTGGGGGGAGCCTGGGAATCTGGGACTGGGGGTGAATAGGAATCCTGGGTGGGATTGGTGAATAGGTTGTAGTGTATTCACTATCAGACATTTACCATGACAAATGAGTGGCTGCAGATAACACAGGGACCGGGCACAGGACACACATGTCACAATGGAGACAGGTGATACAGCTGCACAGGGCTCCCTGCAACAATGTCCTGCTCATTACCCTGCCACAAAGGCTGCACAAGTTTGGCAAAGTAGTCATGTCACCTGGGAGACTAAACTTCTCACTACAAGTCTAACTGTTCTACCTGGATAATTGTTATATAAATAGAATGATGCGTGTGTATATGTGTTTATGtaagtgtgtaggtgtgtgtgtgttgtatgtatgtgtgtatgtatttctgtgtgtgtatgtatgtatgtgtgtgtatgtgtgtgttgtatgtgtgtgtgtatgtctgtgtgtatgtggtgtgtgtgtatatgtgtgtggtgtgtatgtgtgtgtatgtgtatatatatgtgtgtgttgtatgtatgtgtgtttgcatgtatatataaatatatatgtgtgtgtgtgtgtgtgtgtgtatatatataaatataagtgtgtgtgtatgtatatatatatataaatataagtatgtatgtatgtatgtgtgtatatatacatatatacgtgtgatatatacgtgtgtgtgtgtgtgtgtgtgtgtgtgtgtgtgtgtgtgtgtgtgtgtgtgtgtgtgtgtgtgtgtgtgtgcgttacCCGCAGTCCCATGAATAAATCAGTGACATTGGGTATATAGCAATATATGATCAATACTAATCATGTGCTGCACATAAGTTCTCATTGAATGAAAGGTCGGGTGGGCGCTCACCTTCACCTGGCTCTCTGTCATGCCCAGAGAATATGCCAGCCTGGCTCTCTCTGGCCCAGCTAAGTATTTCGTTTGCTCGAAAGTCTTTTCCAAGGCAAAGATCTGTTGTCCGGAGAATGTGGGCCGTGTGTGCTTCCTCTTCCCATCCTTGTCCAGCAGCACAGATCCCTGGTCTGTAAGTCACAAGTACACTTATTAATAAATGATTCTAGAAAGCACGTTAGAGACCACTGTCCTAACAattatgatattattattattattattattattattattattattattattattcgtcATCATTATCAGTCTGGATGTTTCTATAGCCAAGAAGCAATATCCACTTATCTATACATACACCCTtctaaaacactagaaaatgatTCTAGTCTAATCTTCATCATTAAAAATCGAAAATTGTGTGTGCTAAtatatagtacatatatatatatattaggaagtAGAAGTAAGCAaaatgaaatattatttattatagcactgAAAATATATCTAAAAAAATTAAGGGTCCAGATGCAATATACTGCTACCTATACTTTCTATTTTATtctctctaattattattattacatacaatGTTTTCATATTTCTACTTATGCAAGGAATGTGCTAGAAAAAGACCAAATTCCTCACAATTGTCTTCAAAGATTTGACTACTTGTATAGTTTCAAAAGAAcagtattattatcattattatttatttactcatACTCTAGTTTTAAATGTTTTATGGATTTCTAACTATTCCACAGTTCTACAATTCTACGATCAAGTAACTAGTGATTTATAGGATGATGAGTGATAATAGGATGGTTTTAGAAATGTAGATTGGTTCTTCGATTGACAAAATTCTATAGTATAAAAACTCATGGGACACAATTTCCAGAAAGAGCAGAAAAAACTAATGGGTTttaatttagatagatagatagatagatagatagatagatagatagatagatagatagatagatagatatgggatagatagatattggataaatagatagatagatagatagatagatagatagatagatagatagatagatagatatgggatagatatagatagatagatagatagatagatagatagatagatagatagatatgggatagataaatagatagatagatatgggataaatagatagatagatagatagatagatagatatgggatagatagatagatagatagatagatagatagatagatagatagatagatagatagatagatagatatgggatagataaatagatagatagatagatagatatgggataaatagatagatagatagatatgggatagatagatagatagatagatagatagatagatagatagatagatagatatgggataaatagatagatagatagatcgatcgatcgatagatagatagatagatagatagatagatagatagatagatagatagatagatatgggataaatagatagatagatagatagatagatagatagatagatagatataggataaatagatagatagataatattttACAGATTCTCAGATTAGAGCGAAATCCATTTCAACATTTCTTTCTCCCCTATTCATTTGTTTGGTATTTGTTATTATACACAATTGTATTATTCGTATTATTATATCTAAAGCTTTCTTAAACTGTAATTTGAAGTTGTTCTTTCCTACCAGTCACTTTTCTACTTGTTATCTGATTTCTTTGCTGTCGCTGTGGATCGCAGACATTTTAGTCGCAGCTAAAGAAAACTTTCATTACAGTAAAATTTCCTTTTCCTTTCCccgattctttctttttttttcactttatctaTAAATTTATTCTTTTAATTTACTAAACATGGTCCAGCCTGTAATTCCCATGTTCTCTGGATGGGTCACTGCTGCTGGTTACTACATACAGATCATTGTTAACTTTTAGGGGAGATGAAAAGTGAGTAAAATACCGGTTTTGGTTTATTTTAGGGTGCACATTGGCCACAGTCAGACTCTATTGGGCTGCATGGCTGATAACAGTTAACAATAGCGTGCATCGGATTGTATAGTGCATAGGGATGCCAGAGCCTGACAGGTAACATTAATAACCCAGGAAAAGTTTGTGAACCCTGAAATAAGTGGAATACTTACGAGAAGCACAGGCCAGTCTGGCATCTCTCCAGGGGGAGCTCTGCATCACTCCAGGCCAAAATATTGGGGTCCTGCCTGGAAGGTCCGTCAGTGGTTTGGGGTACCTCGCCACAGCCACAGCAGCACTAGGGCTAAAGTACAGTCCTGGAGGAGGTGGGGGAGGGCTGAGGCTGCTGAAGCGGGGCAGCCCTGCCAGGAGGCCAGCAgctggggaggaggtggaggccacAGAGGctggggacactgaggagctaggAGCCAGGGCTGTCCCAGCCAGGGAGGGCAGGCAGTGCATCACTGGTCGGCTCAGGATGTCATTGATTCCATGGGGGGTAGCCACTGAGATCTGGGGTGGAGGTGTCCCCAAGGAGGACAGACCTGGGACTGGTGGCGAGGAAGAAGAATGCTTTAGGGACAGTTGATTTGGAGACCCCAAAGGTGGAGATGGTGATGAGGATGAGGAAGATGAAGAAGATATGGAGGAGGAACAAGGCTGGCTCGGGAGGGCATAGGCTGGGTACAGGGGGGTCTTCATCTCTGCCATGCTATGCAGAGC
This region of Ranitomeya imitator isolate aRanImi1 chromosome 1, aRanImi1.pri, whole genome shotgun sequence genomic DNA includes:
- the NKX6-1 gene encoding homeobox protein Nkx-6.1 — translated: MLALGQMDGTRQSAFLLSSPPLAALHSMAEMKTPLYPAYALPSQPCSSSISSSSSSSSSPSPPLGSPNQLSLKHSSSSPPVPGLSSLGTPPPQISVATPHGINDILSRPVMHCLPSLAGTALAPSSSVSPASVASTSSPAAGLLAGLPRFSSLSPPPPPPGLYFSPSAAVAVARYPKPLTDLPGRTPIFWPGVMQSSPWRDARLACASHQGSVLLDKDGKRKHTRPTFSGQQIFALEKTFEQTKYLAGPERARLAYSLGMTESQVKVWFQNRRTKWRKKHAAEMATAKKKQDTETERLKGASDNEDEDDDYNKPLDPNSDDEKITQLLKKHKSNSSLLHQQSENDSSS